From one Halothece sp. PCC 7418 genomic stretch:
- a CDS encoding DNA2/NAM7 family helicase, producing MDQQQFWENLIATCHQEWERERLIQLQTSPTSPIKLILETVCGERYYCFQRSQLNLKRITSSLPVSGNQKIGLEIAAGNSAIALLLGQPATGKTRIAYNLANAAIQQQKRVLILSKFPTTLESYQDLPNFPYWVGRESSFNLQQQLNHPKINYTPPHLLPDRILDQLRTPQKLETWLQRIETTSPSRETLSQQLETEFPDLTETRRDLLAKTLLTHTGLLREQLKLFQLYQNLSAEGREKLIQNLRSERNSPILGAIADCLQPQQQWLHQTPFDLIIVEDSHHLHWKDLILIAGMGDKLVLLGEEIPQRQTGRQRKKVSFHRYPYSFHWLSHHLLPCYTYTLCEQYRLHPQLATPIYDLISNRWIQNNYIYIDTLETSLPSHPHLSWWDIRDSNFSSPLLEYLSSLPPQQTSDVGVITFSETTRNEIQTNIKDIYPQVRVKDITHWVGKESLMIVLCCDISPDTLSPEKINIALTRGKTHLMILGDVSQWRETNTLLSKLLSHPNLETIRKVTL from the coding sequence ATGGATCAACAACAATTTTGGGAAAACCTCATAGCGACTTGTCATCAAGAATGGGAAAGAGAGAGACTGATTCAACTCCAAACCTCTCCCACCTCACCGATAAAGTTAATTTTAGAAACCGTGTGTGGGGAGAGATATTATTGTTTTCAACGGAGTCAGTTAAACCTGAAACGAATCACTTCATCCCTTCCCGTGAGTGGGAATCAGAAAATTGGTTTAGAAATAGCTGCGGGAAACAGCGCGATCGCGCTACTATTAGGACAACCCGCCACAGGAAAAACCCGTATTGCTTACAACTTAGCCAACGCAGCGATTCAACAGCAAAAGCGAGTTTTAATTTTAAGCAAGTTTCCTACAACACTAGAGAGTTATCAAGACTTACCCAACTTCCCTTATTGGGTGGGGAGAGAATCATCTTTTAATCTCCAACAACAACTGAATCATCCCAAGATTAACTACACTCCTCCCCATCTTCTTCCCGATCGAATTTTAGATCAACTGCGAACACCACAAAAACTAGAAACATGGTTACAGAGAATAGAAACCACCTCTCCTTCTAGAGAAACCTTGAGTCAACAACTGGAAACCGAGTTTCCTGATCTGACAGAAACCAGAAGAGACTTACTCGCAAAGACACTTCTGACACATACTGGGTTATTGCGGGAACAACTCAAACTGTTCCAACTGTATCAAAACTTATCAGCCGAAGGAAGAGAGAAACTGATCCAAAACCTTCGTAGTGAAAGAAACAGTCCTATTTTAGGCGCGATCGCAGACTGTTTACAACCCCAACAGCAATGGTTACACCAAACCCCCTTTGACTTAATCATTGTCGAAGACTCCCACCATCTCCACTGGAAAGACTTAATCTTGATTGCGGGAATGGGAGATAAACTGGTGTTACTCGGTGAAGAAATCCCACAGCGTCAAACAGGAAGACAACGGAAAAAAGTTTCCTTTCATCGCTATCCTTATAGCTTCCACTGGTTATCCCATCATCTTCTTCCCTGTTATACCTATACCCTCTGCGAACAATATCGCCTTCATCCTCAACTCGCAACCCCCATTTATGATCTGATCAGCAACAGATGGATACAGAATAACTACATATATATAGATACGCTAGAGACTTCTCTCCCTTCTCATCCTCATCTGTCATGGTGGGATATTCGTGACAGTAACTTTTCCTCACCCTTGTTAGAGTATCTCTCCTCTCTTCCTCCTCAACAGACTTCCGATGTGGGAGTGATTACCTTTTCTGAAACCACTCGTAATGAAATACAAACCAACATCAAAGATATCTATCCCCAAGTGAGAGTTAAAGACATTACCCACTGGGTAGGAAAAGAAAGTCTGATGATTGTTTTATGTTGCGACATCTCACCCGATACCCTTTCCCCAGAAAAGATCAACATTGCGTTAACCAGAGGGAAAACCCATCTGATGATCTTGGGAGATGTTTCCCAATGGAGAGAGACAAACACCCTTCTCTCAAAACTCCTCTCTCATCCCAACTTAGAAACGATAAGGAAAGTAACCCTATGA
- a CDS encoding DUF2357 domain-containing protein, with protein MLYPNLFAYLNDHSGEEDRVIEGRDRAILTTHSTTLEISFPYLKPTDVFPPDNQLQTTISLTDDNISLTVTDEVLDIETIEDESEIPHWEERLGKRLDDQNTLLIAVFNQIFNQITTQSHSPKEDGNYLLIQLPVALANFNREDAKLPLVVSLERRYQLTHNLRLISTKLRHQLRRKPEMMSVGKIQEMDEYCLRDYVRKPGKTAAEKAGSKQQLMGIKREEDYNTPENKFLVYCCRILHLNCRQYRETGNTQYQEEVGKIQRSIDGFYQLPEVKNIQTQQYHFTKPNYVLQQNPIYRRFYQGYLDYIEKRYSTKKVWSYRQRLFSDWVGVSLLATLTCFSGSYVSLLGSLPVSKTPEYGEYLSKSNPDPIMIFLRDRVYQFQLRKPTTGETHCDWILTVTVNWLDSETIEDQHLKIWNFWYLPSLETRQEAEIYFQTETGIVFFLESPPDDNLDIYPSWLQQLPHPLTEDGLTHIRQTLARIIEQWINNNFGKTS; from the coding sequence ATGCTTTATCCCAACTTATTCGCTTATCTTAATGATCATTCGGGGGAGGAAGATCGAGTAATTGAAGGGCGCGATCGCGCGATCCTTACCACTCATTCCACCACTCTAGAAATCTCTTTTCCTTACCTAAAACCAACAGATGTTTTCCCTCCAGACAATCAGTTACAGACAACCATTTCTCTCACCGATGACAACATTTCCCTGACAGTGACAGATGAAGTTTTAGACATCGAAACTATTGAAGATGAAAGCGAAATTCCCCACTGGGAAGAGAGACTGGGAAAACGACTTGATGATCAGAATACTTTACTAATCGCTGTCTTTAATCAGATATTTAACCAGATTACCACTCAATCTCATTCCCCAAAAGAAGACGGAAACTATCTCTTGATTCAGCTTCCTGTTGCGTTAGCAAATTTCAACCGCGAAGACGCAAAACTTCCTCTCGTTGTCAGCTTAGAAAGACGATACCAACTCACCCATAACCTGCGCTTGATTTCCACAAAACTCCGTCATCAACTGCGACGAAAACCAGAGATGATGTCAGTGGGGAAAATTCAAGAAATGGATGAATACTGTTTGCGAGACTATGTGAGAAAACCAGGGAAAACCGCAGCAGAGAAAGCAGGATCGAAACAGCAACTGATGGGGATAAAACGGGAAGAAGATTACAACACTCCCGAAAATAAATTTCTCGTTTACTGTTGTCGTATCCTTCATCTTAACTGTCGTCAGTATCGAGAGACGGGAAACACTCAGTATCAAGAAGAAGTGGGAAAGATTCAGCGATCGATTGATGGATTTTATCAGTTACCTGAAGTAAAAAACATCCAGACACAACAATATCATTTCACCAAACCTAACTATGTTTTACAACAAAATCCCATCTACCGCCGTTTCTATCAAGGATATCTCGACTATATCGAAAAGCGATATTCAACTAAAAAAGTTTGGTCATATCGTCAACGGCTATTTAGTGATTGGGTGGGAGTCAGTCTCTTAGCAACCTTAACCTGTTTCTCGGGAAGTTATGTTTCTCTTCTCGGGAGTCTCCCTGTTAGCAAAACTCCTGAATATGGAGAATATTTGTCTAAGAGTAATCCTGATCCGATTATGATCTTTCTGCGAGACAGAGTTTATCAGTTTCAACTCCGAAAACCGACAACAGGAGAAACCCATTGTGATTGGATATTAACTGTCACCGTCAACTGGTTAGACAGCGAAACTATAGAAGATCAACACCTGAAGATTTGGAATTTTTGGTATCTTCCCAGTCTGGAAACCAGACAAGAAGCAGAAATCTACTTTCAAACCGAAACAGGAATTGTCTTTTTTTTAGAATCTCCTCCCGATGACAACCTAGACATTTATCCGTCTTGGTTACAACAACTTCCTCACCCTCTTACCGAAGACGGGTTAACCCACATTAGACAAACCCTCGCTAGAATTATTGAACAATGGATCAACAACAATTTTGGGAAAACCTCATAG
- a CDS encoding AAA family ATPase, with protein MDLNWNNNRILVSLGAIGFLLSLAGIGFNVLGILILGIVIQGVSIGLQYKNISFQNSIIDRYQDSQGKLSSLEDNVARLETELSNKKAELETTNGRIVSKQEELNQLNSRLQTLEENKQDLQNRIESLHYDSPDLSEQETLKQTIAKYRLDKRGLEGEIESLQQQRQQQQQEINSLKSQSEQIENRNRNQQQTLNDLEERIASVNQDYPSLSEREQLQRQIQELRLNRSGLQGEIQSLQAQRDRIVQEREEEIQRTQSLLQPLEDRRNQQQQTLNDLEERIASLNQDYPNLSEREQLQRQIQELRLNRSGLQGEIQSLQAQRDRIIQEREEEIQRTQSLLQPLNEEIQRLEDRRNQQQQTLNNLEERIASLNQDYPNLSDKEALQKEIQELRYSRSGLQGKIQSLQQQTERQQERLQQLETQLETQQNEFNQQQQQQAELAGDISQKQSQTQSLTEEIEQLQQQREELNQITTDLEFIRVNYDRLDAERQEHENRIEELRPEIERLEAERNRILQEIQNNQPDYQEIQEHRRRVNDLIWQVRERESRVRELDSEISQLETIINSRNGEVTRLKQEKQDLEREIEQLKGEITAINESSEQALKSLKEGYWTIKDLPKTQKTIESETEFITRFSEFLHNQGLSFPSRAIKSFHTSLKVQDISALTILAGISGTGKSELPQQYAKFIGAQFLMLPVQPRWDSPQDLLGFYNYVEQKYKPTDLMQGLYQFNHQETLQDRLVIVLLDEMNLARVEYYFSEFLSKLETRRSEATYLYIDVGSLPLPDKERRVRLPEQFLFVGTMNEDETTQTLSDKVLDRANVLTFGKPSQLQLKGNSNSHQTPVEYLSYNDFQGWIKQPHQNDTVVENVKDYLDQTNQVMEKLGYPFAHRVYQAVTKYVVNYPSVVDSNSPEFKSAIADQFGQKILPKLRGLMVDEAKSELDELQTILQDIDDKSLIHAFENARQGKFGQFQWRGLVYEEAGDNQ; from the coding sequence ATGGACTTGAATTGGAACAATAATCGCATCTTAGTCAGTTTGGGCGCGATCGGTTTTCTGCTTAGCTTAGCAGGGATAGGATTTAATGTATTAGGAATACTAATCTTAGGAATTGTTATTCAGGGAGTTAGTATTGGATTACAATACAAAAATATCAGCTTTCAAAATAGCATAATTGATAGATATCAAGACTCACAAGGAAAACTTTCTTCCTTGGAAGATAATGTCGCAAGACTGGAAACTGAACTTAGCAACAAGAAAGCTGAACTCGAAACAACTAATGGTCGAATTGTAAGCAAGCAAGAAGAATTAAATCAACTGAATTCACGCCTTCAAACTCTAGAAGAGAATAAACAGGATTTACAAAACAGAATCGAAAGTTTACACTATGACTCTCCTGACTTGTCAGAACAAGAAACCTTAAAACAGACGATTGCTAAGTATCGTTTAGATAAAAGAGGATTGGAAGGAGAAATTGAGTCTTTACAGCAACAACGACAGCAACAGCAACAGGAGATTAATTCATTAAAATCGCAAAGTGAACAAATAGAAAATCGGAACAGAAATCAACAACAAACTCTCAATGATTTAGAAGAACGTATCGCTTCCGTTAATCAAGATTATCCCAGTTTATCAGAAAGAGAACAACTTCAACGCCAGATTCAGGAACTACGTTTGAACCGCAGTGGGTTACAAGGAGAAATTCAATCTTTACAAGCACAGCGCGATCGGATTGTTCAAGAAAGAGAAGAGGAAATTCAACGCACTCAATCTTTATTACAACCCCTTGAAGACAGACGAAATCAGCAACAACAAACTCTCAATGATTTAGAAGAACGTATTGCTTCCCTTAATCAAGATTATCCCAATTTATCAGAAAGAGAACAACTTCAACGCCAGATTCAGGAACTACGTTTGAACCGCAGTGGGTTACAAGGAGAAATTCAATCTTTACAAGCACAGCGCGATCGGATTATTCAAGAAAGAGAAGAGGAAATTCAACGCACTCAATCTTTATTACAACCTCTCAATGAGGAAATTCAACGACTTGAAGATAGACGAAATCAGCAACAACAAACTCTCAATAATTTAGAAGAACGTATTGCTTCCCTTAATCAAGATTATCCCAATTTATCAGATAAGGAAGCCTTACAAAAAGAGATTCAGGAACTTCGTTATAGTCGCAGTGGTTTACAGGGAAAAATCCAATCTTTACAGCAACAAACTGAACGACAACAAGAAAGACTCCAACAACTCGAAACACAATTAGAAACTCAACAAAATGAGTTCAATCAACAGCAACAGCAACAAGCAGAATTAGCAGGTGATATCAGTCAAAAACAATCTCAAACACAATCTTTAACCGAGGAAATTGAACAGTTACAGCAACAGAGAGAAGAGTTAAATCAAATAACAACTGATTTAGAGTTTATCCGAGTCAATTATGATCGTTTGGATGCGGAAAGACAAGAACATGAAAATCGAATTGAGGAACTACGTCCAGAGATTGAACGATTAGAAGCAGAAAGAAATCGCATCTTACAAGAAATTCAAAATAATCAACCTGATTATCAGGAAATACAAGAACACCGAAGAAGAGTAAATGATTTAATTTGGCAAGTTCGTGAAAGAGAATCACGGGTAAGAGAGTTAGACAGTGAAATCAGTCAATTGGAAACAATAATAAACTCTCGGAATGGAGAAGTTACTCGTTTAAAACAGGAAAAGCAGGATTTAGAAAGAGAGATTGAGCAATTAAAAGGAGAGATTACAGCAATTAATGAAAGTTCAGAACAAGCCTTGAAATCGCTAAAAGAAGGTTACTGGACTATAAAAGATTTACCAAAAACACAGAAAACAATTGAAAGCGAAACCGAATTTATTACCCGTTTTTCTGAGTTTTTACACAATCAAGGATTGAGTTTTCCCAGTCGTGCGATTAAAAGTTTTCACACTTCCTTAAAAGTTCAAGATATCTCAGCCCTTACCATTTTAGCAGGGATTAGCGGGACAGGAAAAAGTGAACTTCCTCAACAATATGCGAAGTTTATTGGCGCACAATTTTTGATGCTTCCAGTTCAACCGCGCTGGGATTCTCCTCAAGATTTATTAGGCTTTTATAACTATGTCGAACAAAAATATAAACCTACTGATTTGATGCAAGGATTATATCAGTTTAATCACCAAGAAACCTTACAAGACAGATTGGTAATTGTGTTGTTAGACGAGATGAACTTAGCACGGGTAGAATATTATTTTAGTGAGTTTCTCTCCAAGTTAGAAACCCGCCGATCTGAAGCAACATATTTATATATTGATGTGGGAAGTCTTCCCCTTCCTGATAAAGAAAGACGAGTGAGACTCCCTGAACAATTTTTGTTTGTGGGAACAATGAATGAAGATGAAACTACACAGACTTTATCGGATAAAGTATTAGATCGGGCGAACGTTTTAACTTTTGGAAAACCCTCTCAGTTACAACTGAAAGGAAACAGTAATAGTCATCAAACTCCCGTTGAGTATTTAAGTTATAATGACTTTCAAGGATGGATTAAACAACCGCATCAAAATGACACGGTAGTTGAAAACGTTAAAGACTATCTTGATCAAACTAACCAAGTGATGGAAAAATTAGGCTATCCCTTCGCCCATCGGGTGTATCAAGCGGTTACAAAATATGTTGTAAATTATCCTAGTGTTGTTGATAGTAATTCGCCAGAATTTAAAAGCGCGATCGCGGATCAGTTTGGTCAAAAAATCTTACCCAAGTTGCGCGGTTTGATGGTAGATGAAGCCAAATCAGAATTAGATGAATTACAAACAATTCTCCAAGATATTGATGATAAAAGTCTGATTCATGCGTTTGAAAATGCGCGACAAGGTAAGTTTGGACAGTTTCAATGGCGCGGGTTAGTATATGAAGAAGCGGGAGATAATCAGTGA
- a CDS encoding ROK family protein yields the protein MQQPTVIGIDLGGTAIKLGQFLQNGTCLQQTTLPTPQPPDPEAVTDFLRVAIQELDPKQTSCAIGIGTPGPTDATGRIALIAINLAGWRDVPLADLLENKIGLPTFVANDANCAGLGESWLGAGRHVNNLILLTLGTGVGGAIILDQQLFTGPYGAAGELGLITLNPYGDHCNSGNHGSLEQHLCVQAIQRKTQKTPAELGKLAAAGDQTALAFWEDYGRDLGAGLASLIYVLTPEAIIIGGGISASAAFFLPAAQQEIEQRVVGISRMNLQLLTAQLGNQAGMVGAAKLAWEKNQF from the coding sequence GTGCAACAGCCCACGGTTATTGGCATCGACTTAGGCGGAACCGCAATTAAACTGGGACAATTTTTGCAAAATGGCACTTGTCTCCAACAGACCACCTTACCGACTCCGCAACCCCCTGATCCAGAAGCAGTGACCGACTTCCTGCGGGTTGCTATTCAAGAACTTGATCCCAAACAAACCAGTTGCGCGATCGGTATTGGCACACCAGGTCCTACTGATGCCACAGGAAGAATTGCTCTGATTGCGATTAATCTTGCAGGTTGGCGCGATGTTCCTTTAGCAGATCTGTTAGAGAACAAAATTGGACTCCCGACGTTTGTCGCCAATGATGCGAACTGTGCAGGCTTAGGGGAATCTTGGCTGGGGGCGGGTCGCCATGTCAATAATTTAATCTTACTGACTCTTGGGACAGGGGTTGGCGGTGCAATTATTCTTGATCAGCAACTATTTACGGGGCCTTATGGGGCTGCGGGAGAGTTAGGGTTAATTACCCTCAATCCTTACGGCGATCACTGCAATAGTGGCAATCATGGCTCTCTGGAACAACATTTATGCGTGCAAGCCATTCAACGGAAAACGCAAAAAACGCCTGCTGAGTTAGGGAAACTTGCAGCAGCAGGGGATCAAACCGCCCTTGCCTTTTGGGAAGACTATGGCCGTGATTTAGGGGCAGGATTAGCCAGTTTAATTTATGTTTTGACCCCAGAAGCCATTATTATCGGTGGGGGAATTAGTGCCAGTGCAGCCTTCTTTTTACCCGCAGCACAGCAAGAAATTGAACAGCGTGTGGTTGGCATTTCACGGATGAATTTACAACTGTTAACAGCACAATTGGGCAATCAAGCGGGAATGGTGGGGGCTGCTAAACTCGCTTGGGAAAAGAATCAATTCTGA
- a CDS encoding ribonuclease HII, which produces MNLEAQTLAKMHPSTLVAAVDEVGRGALFGPVVAAAIIIPATELSQLNEIAAKDSKKLSAKRREALATEIKTVVADVRIGYATAKEIDEINILQASLKAMGKAVKKLTPQPDLCFVDGRFKVPDLEVSQVTLTQGDARSRAIAAASIIAKVWRDDLIVRLWGDQYSEYHLATNKGYGTSAHRLAIQQYGPSPQHRLSFRPCRQD; this is translated from the coding sequence ATGAATCTGGAAGCACAGACCCTCGCCAAAATGCACCCCTCTACTCTCGTCGCTGCTGTGGATGAAGTGGGAAGAGGGGCATTATTTGGTCCTGTGGTTGCAGCAGCGATCATCATTCCCGCAACGGAATTATCCCAGTTAAATGAAATTGCAGCCAAAGATAGTAAAAAACTTTCAGCCAAACGGCGAGAAGCCCTAGCAACAGAAATCAAAACGGTTGTTGCTGATGTTCGTATTGGTTACGCCACCGCAAAAGAAATTGATGAGATTAATATTTTGCAAGCCTCCTTAAAAGCAATGGGAAAAGCGGTCAAAAAGTTAACCCCACAACCCGATCTCTGTTTTGTAGATGGTCGGTTTAAAGTGCCCGATTTGGAGGTGTCTCAAGTGACTTTAACGCAAGGAGATGCGAGATCACGCGCGATCGCAGCAGCCAGTATTATCGCCAAAGTCTGGCGAGATGACCTCATTGTGAGGCTGTGGGGAGATCAATATTCTGAGTATCACTTAGCGACGAATAAAGGGTATGGAACATCCGCCCATCGTCTCGCTATTCAACAATATGGCCCCTCTCCCCAACATCGTCTCTCCTTTCGTCCTTGTCGCCAAGATTAG
- a CDS encoding cupin encodes MTTGQDWMVTETGECQICPTAREWDLLETPYYFHRFLTETEDLLKQSRTEDQCDCLPQLRQLVRKLVLNSYWVQTQRPEPSPNFETLTLSLYDEIGYPLTVQIETYQRGAQSSIHNHGTWGIVTILQGQEKNLLWKRAPESQFPDKIIPVGEKILGVGDVISFTPSAIHCVQAIGEQELVTFNLYGETHSRQRFQFDPTTHQAKPY; translated from the coding sequence ATGACTACTGGTCAGGATTGGATGGTTACAGAAACAGGGGAGTGCCAGATCTGCCCCACCGCCCGAGAATGGGATTTGCTGGAAACACCCTACTATTTCCACCGCTTTTTAACGGAAACTGAAGACCTCCTGAAGCAATCAAGGACAGAGGATCAATGTGATTGTCTTCCTCAGCTACGCCAACTGGTGCGAAAACTTGTCCTCAATTCCTATTGGGTGCAAACTCAACGACCAGAGCCTTCCCCCAACTTTGAGACACTCACCCTTAGCCTTTACGATGAAATTGGATATCCCTTAACTGTTCAAATCGAAACCTATCAACGAGGCGCACAATCCTCAATTCATAATCATGGCACTTGGGGAATTGTCACCATTTTGCAAGGGCAGGAAAAAAATTTATTGTGGAAACGCGCACCTGAGTCCCAGTTTCCTGACAAGATCATTCCTGTGGGAGAAAAAATCCTAGGAGTCGGAGATGTAATTAGCTTTACTCCATCGGCGATCCATTGTGTGCAAGCAATCGGTGAACAGGAGTTGGTGACATTCAATCTGTATGGGGAAACCCATAGCCGACAACGGTTTCAATTTGACCCAACGACTCACCAAGCGAAACCTTATTAA
- a CDS encoding DUF1997 domain-containing protein, translating to METVRFTASESVNLTVPPEKTPIQHYLRQPQRLVKTIANPKLMTPLSENRFHLKMRPLSFLDLYHFQPSAVLKVVSDSKGAVTLTSESCEVLGNDYINDRFSLQLKGKLEPVEENGKTDLRGIANLTVDVDLPPALWFTPRPMLETTGNGLLKSVLTRIKQKIMSQLISDYQKWANQTETTSSQESSVSSPKTA from the coding sequence ATGGAAACTGTACGATTTACCGCGTCTGAATCTGTTAATTTGACTGTTCCGCCAGAAAAGACACCGATTCAACATTATTTACGCCAACCGCAACGTTTGGTGAAAACAATTGCGAATCCAAAACTAATGACACCTCTCTCGGAGAACCGCTTTCACTTAAAAATGCGCCCTTTAAGTTTTCTTGATCTCTATCACTTCCAACCGTCTGCGGTGCTGAAAGTTGTTTCTGATAGTAAGGGGGCTGTAACACTAACCTCAGAAAGTTGTGAGGTTTTAGGGAATGATTACATTAATGATCGGTTTTCTTTACAACTGAAGGGTAAATTAGAACCTGTAGAAGAAAACGGTAAGACTGATCTGCGAGGAATTGCCAATTTAACCGTTGATGTAGATTTACCCCCTGCTTTATGGTTTACCCCGCGACCGATGTTGGAAACAACAGGTAATGGTTTATTAAAAAGTGTGTTAACGCGCATTAAGCAAAAGATTATGAGTCAGTTAATTTCTGATTATCAGAAATGGGCGAACCAAACCGAAACAACAAGCAGCCAAGAATCTTCTGTTTCTTCTCCAAAAACAGCATGA
- the pheA gene encoding prephenate dehydratase, translated as MTFSIAHLGPTGTHTETAALAYRQWLQQTQGQDSLLCPYASIAQTLKAVAEQEADFAVVPVENSTEGSVTVTLDTLWQLEGLQIQKALVLPITHSLLSQAHSLEAIQTVYSHPQALAQCQKALESYLPQVQLVPTPSTVEALHYLAEEANREHCGAIASSRAAQLYNLPILISSLNDYPGNCTRFWVVGLQPATNGKYISLGFSTGVNQPGALVRPLSVFAQREINLTRIESRPTKRSLGEYLFFIDIEGNASHPHVKAALEDLPQYTEVLKIFGNYDVLPID; from the coding sequence ATGACGTTTTCAATTGCTCATTTAGGCCCCACTGGGACTCATACAGAAACAGCAGCATTAGCTTATCGACAATGGTTACAACAGACTCAAGGACAGGATTCGCTTTTATGCCCTTATGCCAGTATTGCTCAAACTTTAAAGGCGGTTGCTGAACAAGAAGCGGATTTTGCGGTTGTTCCTGTGGAAAATTCCACGGAAGGAAGTGTTACAGTTACCCTTGATACTTTGTGGCAATTGGAAGGACTACAGATTCAAAAGGCGTTAGTCTTACCTATTACTCATTCTCTGCTGTCTCAGGCTCATTCTCTAGAGGCGATTCAAACCGTTTATTCTCATCCCCAAGCCCTTGCTCAATGTCAAAAAGCACTGGAATCTTATCTCCCACAAGTGCAGTTAGTCCCCACCCCCTCCACCGTTGAGGCGTTACACTATCTTGCTGAGGAAGCAAATCGTGAACATTGTGGCGCGATCGCGTCATCTCGGGCTGCTCAATTATATAATTTACCGATTTTAATTTCTTCTCTCAATGATTACCCTGGCAACTGCACTCGGTTTTGGGTAGTTGGTTTACAACCGGCTACCAACGGAAAATATATTTCATTGGGCTTTAGTACAGGAGTCAACCAACCAGGGGCTTTAGTGCGCCCTCTTTCTGTGTTTGCCCAACGAGAAATCAATTTAACGCGCATTGAATCTCGTCCCACCAAACGCTCTTTAGGGGAATATCTCTTTTTTATTGATATTGAAGGGAATGCCAGCCATCCTCATGTCAAAGCTGCTTTAGAGGATTTACCTCAATATACTGAAGTTCTCAAGATTTTTGGGAATTATGATGTATTACCAATTGATTAA